The Oncorhynchus clarkii lewisi isolate Uvic-CL-2024 unplaced genomic scaffold, UVic_Ocla_1.0 unplaced_contig_9044_pilon_pilon, whole genome shotgun sequence genome has a segment encoding these proteins:
- the LOC139401254 gene encoding junctophilin-3-like has protein sequence MDRNLHVAFWSDSPSHTENRDRDVSAVNTNLEELIGLFRVFNSRGTFQGQWLGGMRHGYGVRQSVPYGMAAVILYPLRTSINSLRSEHSHGPPTPLEDGAGTVISPADGVVGGGLVGSPVGRGGFALTAPSEADRRGKRKGRFRQSILSGLKLRRSESKSSLASQLSKQSSFCSEAGMSTVSSAASDIHSNASQDGEQGAPVDATVTEAYAGEWRSDQRAGWGVSRRSDGLRYEGEWVANKRHGYGCTTFPDSTKEEGKYKQNALVSGKRKNLIPLRASKIREKVERAVEAAKKAADIAKQKAEIALSR, from the exons atggatcgcaatctacacgtcgcattttggtccgactctccttcacatacagaaaaccgtgacaggGACGTGTCGGCCGTGAACACAAACTTAGAGGAATTGATAGGCCTGTTCCGTGTATTCAACAGCCGAG GTACGTTCCAGGGCCAGTGGCTGGGGGGGATGCGGCACGGCTATGGGGTCCGGCAGAGCGTGCCATACGGCATGGCGGCCGTCATCCTCTACCCGCTTCGCACGTCCATAAACTCCCTCCGCTCCGAGCACAGCCACGGCCCCCCCACCCCGCTGGAGGACGGCGCCGGGACCGTCATCTCGCCTGCCGACGGGGTGGTGGGGGGCGGGCTGGTCGGGAGTCCCGTGGGGAGGGGGGGCTTCGCTCTGACTGCGCCCAGCGAGGCGGACCGTCGGGGGAAGAGGAAAG GCCGTTTCCGTCAGTCGATCCTGAGTGGTCTGAAGCTGCGTCGCTCCGAGTCCAAGAGTTCCCTGGCCAGCCAGCTGAGTAAACAGAGCTCGTTCTGCAGCGAGGCCGGCATGAGCACCGTCTCCTCTGCCGCCTCCGACATACACTCCAACGCTAGCCAGGACGGCGAGCAGGGTGCTCCTGTGGATGCCACGGTCACCGAGGCCTACGCCGGCGAGTGGCGCAGTGACCAGCGGGCGGGTTGGGGCGTGAGCCGGCGCTCCGACGGTCTACGCTACGAGGGGGAGTGGGTGGCCAACAAGCGCCATGGTTACGGCTGTACAACGTTCCCCGACAGCACCAAAGAGGAAGGGAAGTACAAGCAGAACGCGCTGGTCAGCGGGAAGCGGAAGAACCTGATTCCTCTGAGAGCCAGTAAGATCAGGGAGAAGGTGGAGCGGGCTGTGGAAGCGGCTAAGAAGGCTGCAGACATCGCCAAGCAGAAGGCAGAGATCGCCCTGTCCAGGTGA